In Desulfovibrio sp. 86, the following proteins share a genomic window:
- a CDS encoding PP-loop family protein, protein MTHKHHFTKARGGAAVSATEDAPATGFTETPQALSPAQYLPQAQGLAPAQALPQELARRLRALPPLVVAFSGGIDSRFLSHAALLSGCDVLAVHARGPHIPAGESAHALAWARRRGLPLLVVDFDPLSLPEVATNSRQRCYACKTGLLAAIGAALAEVGQQGRIVCDGSNADDLVAFRPGLRALQEAGVVSPLAESGMDKAAIRAAARATGLDDPDQRARPCLLTRLAYGLEPDADVLAGLAAAEEALAGLVLPQFSEKAPAAAGAAHGEDVAGHGAEAEKIVSPLGDLRLRLTPAPVLQVEALPPELAGRVQEILAQHGFTNCELRVGQGISGFYDSQAPTLD, encoded by the coding sequence ATGACCCACAAGCACCACTTCACAAAGGCCCGTGGGGGGGCAGCCGTCAGCGCGACGGAAGACGCCCCGGCAACCGGGTTCACGGAAACGCCCCAGGCTCTGTCCCCGGCTCAATATCTGCCCCAGGCCCAAGGTCTGGCCCCTGCCCAGGCTCTGCCCCAGGAACTGGCGCGGCGGCTGCGGGCCCTACCGCCGCTGGTGGTGGCTTTTTCCGGCGGCATAGACAGCCGCTTTCTCAGTCACGCGGCCTTGCTGAGCGGGTGCGACGTGCTGGCAGTGCATGCGCGCGGCCCGCATATCCCGGCTGGCGAAAGCGCCCACGCGCTCGCCTGGGCCAGGAGGCGCGGCCTGCCCCTGCTGGTGGTGGATTTTGACCCCCTGTCCCTGCCCGAGGTGGCCACCAACAGCCGCCAGCGCTGCTATGCCTGCAAAACGGGCCTGCTGGCGGCCATCGGGGCGGCCCTGGCGGAGGTCGGGCAGCAGGGGCGCATTGTTTGCGACGGCAGCAACGCTGATGATCTTGTGGCTTTCCGGCCCGGCCTGCGCGCCTTGCAGGAGGCGGGCGTGGTTTCGCCCCTTGCGGAATCGGGCATGGACAAGGCCGCCATCCGCGCGGCGGCACGGGCCACAGGGCTGGATGATCCCGATCAGCGCGCGCGGCCTTGCCTGCTTACCCGGCTGGCCTATGGTCTTGAGCCGGATGCGGACGTGCTGGCGGGTCTGGCCGCTGCCGAAGAAGCGCTGGCAGGGCTGGTACTACCGCAGTTTTCGGAAAAGGCCCCCGCCGCAGCAGGCGCGGCACACGGGGAAGACGTCGCGGGCCACGGGGCTGAGGCTGAAAAAATTGTTTCGCCCTTGGGTGATCTGCGTCTGCGGCTTACGCCAGCCCCCGTGCTTCAGGTGGAGGCGCTGCCCCCGGAGCTTGCGGGCCGGGTGCAGGAGATTCTTGCCCAACACGGATTTACCAACTGCGAGCTGCGCGTGGGGCAGGGCATCAGCGGTTTTTATGACAGTCAGGCCCCCACTCTGGACTGA
- a CDS encoding FmdB family zinc ribbon protein, protein MPIYEYQCPQCQHRFEEWVKSPSAQGEEPCPKCGTASPRIMSQTSFVLKGGGWYVDDYGYRKGIKEEGASSASSTSSEGSSASGAGEASSAPAGGEKTGGSAAPTPASNAPAAAPAPTPASTPAPTTAAPKASAAKPAP, encoded by the coding sequence ATGCCTATTTACGAATATCAGTGTCCCCAGTGTCAGCACCGCTTTGAGGAATGGGTAAAAAGCCCCTCCGCCCAGGGCGAGGAGCCTTGCCCCAAATGTGGCACGGCCTCGCCGCGCATCATGTCGCAGACTTCATTTGTCCTCAAGGGCGGCGGCTGGTATGTTGACGATTATGGCTACCGCAAGGGCATAAAGGAAGAAGGCGCGTCTTCAGCGTCTTCCACCTCATCTGAAGGGTCTTCGGCGTCCGGCGCGGGGGAGGCTTCATCCGCGCCAGCAGGCGGCGAGAAAACCGGCGGCAGCGCCGCGCCTACCCCGGCGTCAAATGCGCCTGCTGCCGCTCCTGCTCCCACGCCAGCCTCAACGCCAGCCCCTACAACCGCGGCCCCCAAGGCCAGCGCCGCCAAACCGGCTCCATGA
- the purB gene encoding adenylosuccinate lyase yields the protein MIERYSRPEMSNIWTLQNRYQAWLDVEVAVCRAWSEMGRIPVEAVENISAKASIDVDRILEIEEVTRHDVIAFLTSLEEKVGPDARYIHLGCTSSDIVDTANALLLVQAGELILKDIRALLQSIETLARRHKGQLCMGRTHGIHAEPTSFGLKMAGFYAEFSRHLERVQAGLESVRVGKISGAVGTYAFLSPELEQRALTHLGLGVDPHSTQIIQRDRYAHFFTSLAILGGGIERLCVELRHLQRTEVLEVEEGFAKGQKGSSAMPHKKNPISAENMTGLSRLLRSNALASLENQALWHERDISHSSVERVIMPDSTILADYILTRLTRLLDGLVVKPERMLENMDRSFGLYFSQRVLTALIATGMPRQQAYEAVQRLAMQSWETRVAFPDLVRADADMRTRLGEAALDELFDPSYYLQHEDEIFARVFDSKPVLS from the coding sequence ATGATCGAACGCTACTCCCGCCCCGAAATGAGCAATATCTGGACGTTGCAGAACCGCTATCAGGCATGGCTTGACGTTGAAGTGGCCGTGTGCCGGGCCTGGAGCGAAATGGGCCGCATCCCGGTCGAAGCCGTGGAAAACATCAGCGCCAAGGCGTCCATCGACGTTGACCGCATTCTTGAAATTGAAGAAGTGACCCGGCACGACGTCATTGCCTTTCTGACCTCGCTTGAGGAAAAGGTGGGCCCTGACGCCCGGTACATCCATCTTGGCTGCACGTCGTCCGATATTGTGGACACGGCCAATGCCCTTTTGCTGGTGCAGGCTGGCGAGCTTATCCTCAAGGATATACGCGCGCTTTTGCAAAGCATTGAAACCCTGGCCCGCCGTCACAAGGGGCAGCTGTGCATGGGCCGCACCCACGGCATCCATGCCGAGCCCACCAGCTTCGGCCTCAAGATGGCCGGGTTTTACGCCGAATTTTCACGCCATCTGGAGCGGGTGCAAGCCGGACTCGAAAGCGTGCGCGTCGGCAAGATTTCCGGCGCGGTGGGCACCTACGCCTTTCTGTCGCCCGAACTGGAACAGCGCGCCCTGACCCATCTGGGCCTTGGGGTTGACCCGCACTCCACCCAGATCATCCAGCGCGACCGCTACGCGCACTTCTTTACCTCGCTGGCCATTCTTGGCGGCGGCATAGAGCGCCTTTGCGTTGAGCTGCGCCACCTGCAGCGCACCGAAGTGCTGGAAGTGGAAGAGGGCTTTGCCAAGGGGCAAAAAGGCTCTTCGGCCATGCCGCACAAAAAGAATCCCATTTCCGCCGAGAACATGACCGGGCTTTCACGGCTGTTGCGCTCCAACGCCCTGGCCTCTCTCGAAAATCAGGCCCTCTGGCATGAGCGCGACATCAGCCACTCTTCGGTGGAGCGCGTGATCATGCCCGATTCCACCATCCTGGCGGACTATATTCTCACCCGCCTTACCCGCCTTCTGGACGGGCTGGTGGTCAAGCCCGAGCGCATGCTCGAAAATATGGACCGTTCTTTTGGCCTGTATTTTTCGCAGCGTGTGCTCACGGCCCTTATCGCCACCGGCATGCCGCGCCAGCAGGCCTATGAGGCCGTGCAGCGTCTTGCCATGCAAAGCTGGGAGACCCGCGTGGCCTTTCCCGATCTTGTGCGGGCCGACGCCGACATGCGCACCCGCCTCGGCGAGGCCGCGCTTGATGAGCTTTTTGATCCCTCCTATTATCTGCAGCACGAGGACGAAATTTTCGCCCGTGTGTTCGACAGCAAACCCGTATTGAGCTAG
- the pyrE gene encoding orotate phosphoribosyltransferase has product MMELKRRLARLLVEKSYREGDFVLASGRRSDYYFDCRVTALHAEGSWLIGNLFNDMLKGLDIKGVGGMTLGADPLVSATTVISHEQGRPLHGLLVRKEAKGHGTGQYVEGLGNFNAGDQVAMLEDVVTTGGSLLNACHRVTDAGLNIVAVCAILDREEGGREKLREAGYELLALFTRAELVALAR; this is encoded by the coding sequence ATGATGGAACTCAAGCGCCGTCTGGCGCGTCTGCTGGTGGAAAAATCTTATCGTGAAGGCGATTTTGTGCTGGCTTCGGGCCGCCGAAGCGACTATTATTTTGACTGTCGCGTCACGGCATTGCATGCCGAAGGCTCCTGGCTTATCGGCAACCTGTTCAACGATATGCTCAAAGGCCTTGATATCAAGGGCGTGGGCGGCATGACTCTTGGGGCGGACCCGCTGGTTTCCGCCACAACCGTCATTTCACACGAACAGGGTCGGCCTCTGCATGGCCTCCTGGTGCGCAAGGAGGCCAAAGGCCACGGCACCGGACAGTATGTTGAGGGACTTGGCAATTTTAACGCTGGCGATCAGGTCGCCATGCTTGAAGATGTGGTCACTACGGGCGGTTCGCTGCTCAACGCCTGCCACAGAGTCACCGACGCGGGGCTGAATATCGTCGCCGTGTGCGCAATTCTGGACAGGGAAGAAGGTGGCCGCGAAAAGCTCCGTGAGGCGGGATATGAACTGCTTGCCCTCTTCACCCGCGCGGAACTGGTGGCCCTTGCTCGCTGA
- a CDS encoding L,D-transpeptidase family protein, with protein sequence MNCLPSSPARNWWPLLAEPASPEGWGAVRRAAFRYLRIVSRFAVRGLMGFMLALLCALAPRSAYSAEWQPTLYNEGLPSHLVAVDKNRQTFMFFEKKSPFKLRYAYPCTTGQLPGDKQSLNDLRTPEGIYFVEYKIASGLDFKEYGGIAYTLNYPNPVDKLRGKTGHGIWIHSKGLGIEPLSTRGCVAIGLKEIDEVGPNLVPGTAVVLAEKLDETSMLQSDSGTARELRRLMQAWSNAWAARSDKMFEFYDAESYTKAMSESFAAFRLNKERLFKILSFVKIYNRKIHVLEGPGYWVTWSEQLYAASNLSSEGIRRLYWQRGKDKKFRIVGMEWAPRDLGMRAAYQRGQLVAEAPLQVVSDADSEAPQPPRLDMPEAASDMTAEAAVAAAAADNGKVHDKAAPDKTASDKTSSESVPGKSVALSDPLVPRRSSTPPPAEVNWGARPAMEDSARLAAEQRAAEELAQRQQAEEERLAQQAAEARAAETRAAEEKALAEKAAAEKAAAEKAAAEKAAAEKLAAEKAAAEKAAQEAQAKLLAQQQAAEKLAAEKLAAEKAAAEKLAADKLAAEKQAAEQQAAEKLVAEKLAADQRAAQEPAPQAPAAQDTGLTPQVQAQLQQAVSGWGAALASRSPALADFYDHARYNREPGAPRGQSYNSAWRELEKHLGAPWLRYISRKPVFEVHGNLATSRCEELIASPGGISEGIRTLWWRRGNDGDLRIVAAQFKPQDMGLAADYLDQVGGAVSETLEGWRKAWEAGNLDDYMAYYTSNAVQQGRWGAKNIRNQKEGLWGRVKPTQVQLSGLRLVVDRQGIRADMSQTYADSSGHSDRGTKTLLLQYDGKQWLIAREDWAPMPAATGNPTDVAQARGAEESRP encoded by the coding sequence ATGAACTGCTTGCCCTCTTCACCCGCGCGGAACTGGTGGCCCTTGCTCGCTGAGCCTGCCAGCCCTGAGGGCTGGGGCGCGGTCAGACGGGCCGCGTTCCGGTATTTGCGCATAGTTTCCCGTTTTGCCGTGCGCGGGCTTATGGGCTTCATGCTGGCGCTTTTGTGCGCCCTGGCCCCACGTTCCGCATATTCTGCGGAATGGCAGCCCACGCTGTACAACGAGGGGCTGCCTTCGCATCTGGTGGCTGTGGACAAGAACCGCCAGACCTTCATGTTTTTCGAAAAAAAAAGTCCCTTCAAACTCCGCTACGCCTACCCCTGCACCACTGGCCAACTGCCCGGCGACAAGCAGTCCCTCAATGACCTGCGCACCCCGGAAGGCATCTATTTTGTGGAATACAAAATTGCCAGCGGGCTGGACTTCAAGGAATACGGCGGCATAGCCTATACGCTCAACTATCCCAACCCCGTGGACAAGCTGCGCGGCAAAACCGGGCACGGCATCTGGATTCACAGCAAGGGGCTGGGCATCGAACCCCTTTCCACGCGCGGCTGCGTCGCCATCGGCCTCAAGGAAATTGACGAGGTGGGGCCCAACCTTGTACCAGGCACGGCAGTGGTGCTGGCTGAAAAGCTGGACGAAACCAGCATGCTGCAGTCCGACAGCGGCACTGCCCGCGAATTGCGCCGCCTCATGCAGGCCTGGAGCAACGCCTGGGCCGCGCGCTCGGATAAAATGTTCGAGTTCTATGACGCCGAGTCCTATACCAAGGCCATGTCCGAAAGCTTTGCCGCTTTCAGGCTCAACAAGGAACGGCTGTTCAAAATCCTCAGTTTTGTCAAGATTTACAACCGCAAGATACATGTGCTCGAAGGGCCGGGGTACTGGGTTACCTGGTCCGAGCAGCTCTATGCGGCGTCCAACCTTTCCTCCGAGGGCATCCGCCGCCTGTACTGGCAGCGCGGCAAGGACAAGAAATTCCGTATCGTCGGCATGGAGTGGGCCCCGCGCGATCTCGGCATGCGCGCCGCGTACCAGCGCGGGCAGCTCGTGGCCGAGGCTCCCTTGCAGGTGGTCTCGGACGCTGACTCCGAAGCGCCACAGCCGCCGCGCCTTGATATGCCCGAAGCCGCCAGCGACATGACGGCCGAGGCCGCCGTGGCCGCGGCTGCCGCCGATAACGGCAAAGTGCACGACAAGGCCGCGCCGGACAAGACTGCGTCGGACAAGACTTCGTCCGAGTCCGTTCCTGGCAAATCCGTGGCTTTGAGTGACCCTCTTGTGCCGCGCCGTTCGTCCACGCCGCCTCCTGCGGAAGTCAACTGGGGCGCACGACCCGCCATGGAAGATTCCGCCAGACTGGCGGCGGAACAGCGCGCAGCCGAAGAACTGGCGCAGCGTCAGCAGGCCGAAGAAGAGCGGCTCGCCCAACAGGCCGCCGAGGCCCGTGCCGCCGAGACCCGCGCTGCCGAGGAAAAGGCGCTGGCGGAAAAAGCCGCCGCTGAAAAAGCCGCCGCCGAAAAAGCTGCTGCTGAAAAAGCCGCTGCAGAAAAACTTGCCGCAGAAAAAGCTGCCGCCGAAAAAGCCGCCCAGGAGGCGCAGGCCAAACTGCTTGCGCAACAGCAGGCTGCGGAAAAGCTCGCGGCCGAGAAATTGGCCGCCGAGAAGGCTGCCGCTGAAAAACTTGCGGCTGACAAGCTCGCGGCTGAAAAACAGGCAGCCGAGCAACAGGCCGCAGAAAAACTGGTCGCCGAAAAACTGGCAGCAGACCAGCGCGCAGCCCAGGAGCCGGCGCCTCAGGCCCCTGCCGCGCAGGATACAGGTCTGACGCCGCAGGTACAGGCGCAATTGCAACAGGCAGTCAGCGGATGGGGTGCGGCCCTGGCCTCGCGTTCGCCCGCGCTCGCCGATTTTTATGACCATGCCCGCTACAACCGTGAACCCGGCGCGCCCCGTGGCCAGTCGTACAACAGCGCCTGGCGCGAGCTTGAGAAGCACCTTGGCGCGCCCTGGCTGCGCTATATCAGCCGCAAGCCCGTTTTCGAGGTGCACGGCAATCTTGCCACCAGCCGGTGCGAAGAGCTCATAGCCAGCCCCGGCGGCATCAGCGAAGGCATCCGTACGCTCTGGTGGCGCAGGGGCAATGACGGCGACCTGCGCATCGTGGCCGCGCAGTTCAAACCGCAGGATATGGGTCTGGCTGCCGACTATCTTGACCAGGTCGGCGGCGCGGTGAGCGAAACCCTTGAGGGTTGGCGCAAAGCCTGGGAAGCGGGCAACCTGGACGACTATATGGCCTATTACACCAGCAACGCCGTGCAGCAGGGCCGCTGGGGGGCCAAAAACATCCGCAATCAGAAGGAAGGACTGTGGGGCCGGGTCAAGCCTACCCAGGTACAGCTTTCGGGCCTGCGGCTCGTGGTGGACAGGCAGGGCATCCGGGCCGACATGAGCCAGACCTATGCCGACAGTTCGGGACACAGCGACCGGGGCACCAAGACATTGCTGCTCCAGTACGACGGCAAGCAATGGCTCATTGCCCGTGAGGACTGGGCCCCAATGCCCGCAGCCACAGGCAACCCCACTGACGTGGCGCAGGCCAGGGGAGCAGAGGAAAGCAGACCTTGA
- a CDS encoding AraC family transcriptional regulator, whose amino-acid sequence MNTLSYEERLHRVLRHIESNLDSRPDLAQLAEIACFSPYHFHRIFSSMMGESVAAYVRRLLLERAAQQVAHTRDPITLIALDAGYESVDAFTRAFRAHFAALPSEYRRNDGHLMRARKQNPDAPLFHHQVVGVPALEIRVTKFAPLLVAAMRHTGPYDDCGSAWLHLFSLLGPAGLLHAGMVAYGVSHDNPDVTPKDKCRMDVCVSLPEGVTEETPAIRDLLRNKELFLRHIGSDCDYVAVKVQGDYALLHPAYRSLFGQWFPQSGREPVNDPGFEAYYNSPQTTAPEDLLTEIFIPMKPE is encoded by the coding sequence ATGAACACATTGTCATATGAGGAGCGCCTGCACCGTGTGCTGCGGCATATCGAAAGCAATCTCGACTCCCGGCCCGACCTTGCGCAACTTGCGGAAATCGCCTGCTTTTCCCCCTACCATTTCCACCGTATTTTCTCGTCCATGATGGGGGAAAGCGTCGCCGCCTATGTGCGCCGTCTGCTTCTTGAAAGGGCGGCCCAGCAGGTGGCCCATACGCGCGACCCCATTACCCTCATAGCCCTTGATGCTGGCTATGAAAGCGTGGACGCGTTCACCAGGGCTTTTCGCGCCCACTTTGCCGCGCTGCCTTCCGAGTACCGACGCAACGACGGACATCTGATGCGGGCGCGCAAACAGAACCCCGATGCCCCGCTGTTTCATCACCAGGTTGTCGGCGTGCCCGCGCTGGAAATACGGGTCACGAAATTCGCGCCCTTGCTGGTGGCCGCCATGCGCCACACCGGCCCGTACGACGACTGTGGGTCAGCCTGGCTGCATCTGTTTTCCCTGCTGGGGCCGGCTGGCCTTTTACATGCGGGCATGGTGGCCTACGGGGTCAGCCATGACAATCCCGACGTCACCCCCAAGGACAAATGCCGCATGGACGTCTGCGTGAGCCTGCCCGAAGGCGTGACCGAAGAAACCCCGGCCATACGGGATTTGCTGCGCAACAAGGAACTGTTTTTGCGGCATATTGGCAGCGACTGCGACTACGTGGCCGTGAAGGTGCAAGGGGACTATGCGCTGCTGCACCCGGCCTACCGCTCGCTTTTCGGCCAGTGGTTTCCGCAGAGCGGGCGGGAACCTGTCAACGACCCCGGTTTTGAGGCGTACTACAATTCGCCGCAAACAACGGCCCCCGAAGACCTGCTGACGGAGATATTCATCCCGATGAAGCCGGAATGA